Below is a window of Hydrogenimonas sp. SS33 DNA.
GACAAGATTGACCAGGCGATTGCCGACTACGTCAAGCGCAAATACAACCTGCTCATCGGCGACCGGGTCGCCGAGGAGATCAAGATCGAAGTGGGGAGCGCCCTGCCGCTCAATGAAGAGCGGACCATGATGATCAACGGCCGCGACCAGGTGAGCGGCCTGCTCAACTCCATCGAACTGACCAGTGAAGATGCCAGGGAGGCGATGAAGGAGCCTCTCAGGGAGATCGGCGAAGCCCTGAAGGACATTCTTGAGCAGACACCCCCCGATCTGGCAGGGGATATTGTCGAAAACGGCATCGTGCTGACCGGCGGCGGCGCCCTGATCCGCATGCTGGACAAATACCTGTCGGAAATCGTCAAACTCCCGGTCTATGTAGCGGACGAACCGCTGCTGGCCGTCGCGAAAGGAACCGGCCGCGCACTGGAAGAGATCGATCTCCTCCAGCAACTCTCATATGATTAAAATCGGTTCCAGAACCGTCCTGCTGCTGCTTGGCCTGGCAGTGGGGGCACTTGTCTACTACAGCCCTTCCATCCGCACTTTTTTTACCGCCTTTGCCGTCACGGTCCAGCGGACCTATCAGAATGCGCTTCAGAGTGTCGACCATACGATCGAACGCCATTGGAACCAGGCGGAGAGAATCAGCCGGCTGGAAGAGGAGCACAAAAAACTGGAAGCGGCTCTGATCCTCTGCCGAAACAGGGCGGAGCGCTACGAAGCACTCAAAAAAGCGCTGGGTATTCGGTGTTGCGATACCAATATGAGCGTCACGGCCGTACGTCCGAGAGGATATGCGAAACTCGGGAATTTTCAGGAACTATGGCTGGAGGAGTTCCCCGATTACAATCCGATGCGCAACTACGGGGTGATCCGGGCGGGGTACGCCGTGGGGATCGTCGTGGAGGAGCGCCGCCGCCCTCTGATGCTGATGGCCGGAGACAGGGGATGCCGATTCGCCGTCTACATCGGCAAAGCGCGGGCACCGGGGATCGCCATGGGAAGAGATGCCCGACACATGGTGGTCAAATATATTCCCGAATGGATGAAGGTCAACCCCGGTGACGAGGTCTTCACCAGCGGACTCGACCGTATTTTCCCTCTCGGCATTCCCGTGGGACGGGTTCTCGAAACCAGGAAAATGCAGGGGTTCAA
It encodes the following:
- the mreC gene encoding rod shape-determining protein MreC; translation: MIKIGSRTVLLLLGLAVGALVYYSPSIRTFFTAFAVTVQRTYQNALQSVDHTIERHWNQAERISRLEEEHKKLEAALILCRNRAERYEALKKALGIRCCDTNMSVTAVRPRGYAKLGNFQELWLEEFPDYNPMRNYGVIRAGYAVGIVVEERRRPLMLMAGDRGCRFAVYIGKARAPGIAMGRDARHMVVKYIPEWMKVNPGDEVFTSGLDRIFPLGIPVGRVLETRKMQGFKNADIELFGDTLHPDFVWVVGR